The Chloroflexota bacterium genome includes the window AGTGGCCTTCCAGTTGATGCGGCGAAATTCGTCGTCTGGCAGGTATTCACGCAAACGCTCGAACTCGGTGCCTTCGCCAAACATGCGCGCGTGGCGCAGGCCCAACTCCTGCAAGCGGTTGCGCCGCAAGAGCAAATCGTAGCGGCGCACGTCGAGCAAGTTGGGGTAGACCTTCACCGGGCCGGCGGCTTCAACTCGCGCCTGGCGGGTCATCAAGCCCAGCGGGCCGTTCCAACGCAAGTTCAAATCGCCAAAACGATAATCGCCGCGCCGCAGAGGACGCACGTGATACTGGCCGCGCCACGCGCTTTGAGCGGCGGCCATCCCCGCGAACAAACGGGACTCGATCTCAAACGTGTCGGGCGGCTCGTCACGCAACCAGAAGACAGCCGGGCGTCGGCTCCGATTCCGAACCGATAACTCGATCAGGTTGTTCGCGCCGAGATTGAGTTTGGTGTCGTGCCGGCGAGTCACCTCAAAGCGGCGGATGCTCTCAGCCAGCCGCCAGTCGAATGCCAGCAGAGCAAGGCAAAGCAGAACGTAGAGTCCGGCCACCCACTGCAAGGCGGGCGCCCAGGTTCCAGCCGCGATGATGGGCGCGGCCAGCAGTAGCAGTAAAATTCCGCGCGTGGTCGGCAACATCAGCGAGGCACTTCCACCTGGCCGAGCAGGCGGCGAATGACCGCGTCGGCGTCCAGCCCTTCGATCTCGGCTTCGGGCTTGAGCAGGATGCGGTGGCGGCAAATGGGCAGAGCCACAAACTTCACGTCGTCGGGCGTGACGTAGTCGCGGCCTTGCAAAGCGGCGTATGTTTTGGAGGCGAGCAGGATGTGCGTGGCGGCGCGGGTGCTGGCCCCCAGCACGATGTCGGGCGACTGGCGGCTGGCGGCGGTGAGACGGGCGATGTAATTCAAGATGCCGTCTTCGACGAGCACTTCCTTGATCACCTGGCGGGCCTGGGCAACCGCCTCTGCCGGGATGAACGGCTTCAGTCCAGCCGCTTCCAAATCGTGAGCGTCGAAGCCGTGATGATAGCGGCGCAGAACTTCCACTTCGGTGTCCAGCGGCGAGTAGGGAACCAGCACTTTGAACAGGAAGCGATCCAGTTGCGCCTCGGGCAGAGGGTACGTGCCTTCGTACTCGACCGGGTTCTGAGTGGCGATGACCATGAAGGGCGCATCGAGCAGGTGGCGCTCGCCATCCAGATTCACCTGCCGCTCCTCCATCGCTTCCAACAACGCCGATTGAGTCTTGGCCGGCGAGCGGTTGATCTCGTCGGCCAGCAGGATTTGAGTGAAGATTGGCCCCTTCTTGAGATTGAAGCGCCCGCTGGCAAGGTCGAACACGCTCGTGCCCAAAATGTCGGACGGCATCAGGTCGGGGGTGAACTGGACGCGGGTGAATTTGGCTTGCACCAGTTGGGCCAGCGTTTTCGCCATCAGCGTCTTGGCCGTGCCAGGCACGCCTTCGAGCAAAACGTGGCCGCCGGTGAGGAGGGCGACCACCAAAAGTTCAAACGACTCTTCCTGGCCGACGATGACTTTCTCGGCCTCCTGCCGCAAGCGACGAAACAGAATTTGGATGTCTTTGAGTTGCATGTGATTAGCGTAGTGCGTATTTCGTAGTGCGTATCACCTGCAAAACGAGATACGCACTACGAAATACGAAATACGTTTACGTGTCCTTCACCCAGCCGGCGACCTCTGCCGCAAGCTGGATCATTTCATTCTCGCTCACGTTGCGCCGCGAGAGCCGGGCCAGCAAATCCAACAGCGCCTTCTCGTTGCAGGCTGGGTCGTACGAGGCCAGCCGGGCGGCGTATTCAGGATCGGGCAACGCGGGCGGCAGGCGGTAGCGATGCCCCAGCGCGCGTTTGAGCGAATGATGATACTGGCGCAAGACCGCCCGCCGATGCCCGGCCCGGCGGTTGAGGTTGGCAATGGCGGTGATATATTCGAGCGGTGCGCGCCGGGTGATGTCTTTTGCCAGAGGCACGGGGCGGCCAAAGCGGCGGCCACTGAACAGCAAAGCTAAAAAGATGACGACGGCCACAAACAACAATGACCGCCCGGCGGGCGCGGCAAACAGCCAGTCGGTTGGGCCGGCCAGATCGGCGCGAGTGGATCGCAGACCGTGATGCCATTCGTCGAACCAGATCGCGCCGGAGCGGCGGGCGGCAGAGATGAGATTGAGCGCCAGCGCCGGGTTGCCCGGCTCTTTTAAACCGGCGTTGGAGAACGGGTAAGCCGTCGCGCTGACAATCACCCGCCCCGCCCCTTTCTCAAACGACACCACCACCGGCCCGCCCTCGACAGCCAGCAGAGTGGCAAAATCACTGCGCTCCGTTTCAAAGTAAGCGAAGGCGCGAACAGTGGCCGGGGCCGTGAGTGGCGGCGAGTTTAAGAGCGGCGCTTGCGCCGCCAGCGCGGTGGCTTCGGCGCTCAGATAAGCCAAAGTGAAATCGTAGTGGCGGGCGGCAAAGGCGGCGGCCACCCCATCACCGGCCACCACCAGCGTGCCGCCATCCTCAATCCACTGATCAATCAACTCCCACTCGCCCGGCGTAACGCCCACCACCGGCTCCAGCATCAACATCAACCCGGTCTCGTTCGGCACTCTGAATATTTCAAGCGCCTGATCGTCGGGCTGATAGCCAAGTTCGTCGAGCCACAGCCACAGCGCGCGCGCGCCGTCCGGTGCGGTTGAACTGCTGGCCAGCGCCGGCGGAACTTCCTGTTGGGTCTGACCGATGGCGGCGAGGACGGTGAGGATCGCCAGCACCACAAACAAGCCAATCGCCAGCCGCGAGTCGCGTGAGAGTTTCATTTCTGGCGGCGCAGTTCTGCCACGCGGGCGGCAAACTGTGAATAACTGGCGTCGTCCAACGGCTGGTAGCCGTACCAGACACGGTCGAACACTTCGACCACATCGCGCAAGACACCGGCCACTTCGGGCAGGTGAGCCACGCTCCGCAAATATTCGCGGTTGGTGAGCGAGCGGTCGTAGCGCAACAGCCCGCGCTCGTCGAGCAACAGCAGGGTGGAGAGATACAAGTAACGCACGGCGGCGCGATAATCGCCGCTGGCCGACAGCGTTTGCGCTCGCTTGAGGGCAGTCTCGGCAGTCAGTATTTCGTCGGCGTCGCTTCCGTCGAGTGTTGCTTCGGCCTCGGCCGCAAAGCCGGCGAACAGACTGCGGGCCGCGAACGCCAGAACCAACAACAGCGCCAGCGTTCCCAGCCCGGTGATGATGTAGCCCAGCGCATTGCCATCAATAATCATCTGATCCGGCAAGAGCCGGGCCACGAAGCGCCAGAAGGCCTCTTGCAACTTTCGCCACCATTGCTCCAGCAGTGACGGCTGATCCGTTTGCCATTGAAATTCGGGCCGGGCCAAAATGTTTTCCAGCGCGCGAATGTCTTGCGCGTTGTGCTTGGGCGGCGGCCAGGCGTCATGAGTCGAACGCATGGCGGCGAGCAGGTCGTTTAGTTTTTTGAGATCGGGTGGATTGGCGCGAAGTTGGGTAACGAGGAAAGTGTGATCAACGGCGACGACTGACCCGTCGGGCAGGGACACGGCAGTGACGGCCTCCCACTCAGTGGCGGCGGTCACCAGTTTGGGGGCGGCGGACTCTGGCGATTCCCCTTGCAGAGTCGTCACCAGAGTCTGCGTGTCTTGGAGTCTTCGCCAGTATTCGTCGAGCGGCAGTGGCGAGTCACCGGCCTGGGCCGGGCCGACTATCAGCCCCAGCAAGACCAGCGCCACTAACGAGAGGTAGCGTCTCACAACCGTTCAAAATCCGGCAGAAGCGAGTCCGATCGCCGCTCCAATTCCGGCAAGCACAAACACAAACACGAACCAGAGCACGCCCGCGCCGATGGAAAGCAGAGCAAAGTAACCCATCTCGGTCATCGTCACCAGGCCGCCGCTCTGGGCCTGAGGGGCCTGGGCCACGGTTTGCATTGCGCCGCCTTCGTTGCCGGCGGCGGCCCCGGCCAGCAGGGCCAGGTCAAAGCCTTCGGTGCGAACGCGCAAATCGAAATACATCAACGTCATGTTCGTCAACTGGAACGGAATGTAGATCAGGCTGAAGACAAGGCTGACAATAGATTGAATGATGGTTTGCAGGGTAAAGGCGGTGGTGGGATCATCCGCAAAGACAGGGTTGCCGAAGAGCAACTGTAGAACCAGAGTCGCCAACGTGGTCGGGCCGGTGACGATAAGCTGGCCGAAAAGAAAGAGAATGAACACGAAGCCCACCACCCACCAGAACCGCCGCCGGGCCAGGTCCCACGCCCGGCGAATGACGCCGGAGGCGCTTTGATTTTCCAGAACGAGGACGGGCGCGATGAGGGGCGTGATGACTGCCGAGAAGAAGGCGATCATGCCCAATCCGGTCAGCCAGCCGACGCACGGCACAATGAACCAGATGGCGAGCAAAAAAACGATGACGATCGCCAACACCAACGCCAGCACTAACTTCAACCAGGTGCTGCCTATCTTCTTGTAAGCGTCGAGGATGTTGACGCTCTCGCCGAGGTAGTTGTCGGCTACGGCGCGAGTCAGAGCGGCGGTGGCGACGCCGCTGACAAGAACAAGGCTGAGAATTGCCAGAAAGATAGTGGCAAGCTGGCCCAGAAGATATGTTGGCGTAAAAATGGAAGATGGAGTGACCGGAGCGCCGCCGGCCAGCCGCGCCACAGTTTCCCCGCTGGTCAACAGCGAGACCAGCAACGAGATCGCCGTCAGCGGCACTTGCACAATGGCGATGATGCCGACGAATGTCAGGAAATTTTTCCGGTAGAGGCGGACAGCTTGATCGAGCAGTTCGGCAAGGGTCAGGGGGCGAAGATTGGCTGAGCCGGTCATATGATTCTCCTGTCGAAGATGAAAACTGTGATGTCAGCCAACTATACACGGCTTCGCCAATTCGCGCTTGCGTGAGTAGGGGCGAAGCATTCGGAAATCAATCTCGCAGTTCGCCAAGCGCCCCGCCCCGCGAAGCGTGCTTCGTCCCTACATCCTCTTCGCTTCTTCCCACAACACATCCATCTCTTCCAACGTCAGCGCACTCAATTCTCTGCCTTGCGCCTTTGCTCCGGCTTCCACGTAAGCAAAGCGTTTGGCAAACTTCTCGTTGGCCTCACGCAGGGCAACTTCGGGATCAATGTTCAGCCAGCGCGTCCAGTTGACGATGGCAAAGAGCAGGTCGCCCATCTCTTCGGCCCTCGCCTTCTCACCTTCAGCCGACTCGATCTCGGCCATCTCTTCGTGAATCTTGGCCTTGACGCCGCTCACGTCCGGCCAGTCGAAGCCGACGCGGGCGGCGCGAGATTGATAGGTGTGAGCCTGAGCCAGCGCAGGCAGGGCCGCCGGGATGCTGGACAGCAGGCCGTTTTTCTTCTTCTCAGAATTGCCCGCCCGTTCCTGTTCTTTGAGCTTTTCCCAATTCGCTAACACTTCCCCGGCCCCGCTCACTTTCAGGTCGCCGAACACGTGCGGGTGGCGGCGAATGAGCTTGGCGTTGATGTCGCCGATCACGTCGGCCATGTGGAACTCGCCGTCGTCAATGGCAATTTGCGTTTGCAGGACGACTTGCAAAAGCAAGTCGCCGAGTTCTTCGCGCAACATCTGCGGGTCACCAGCGTCGAGGGCGGCCAACGTTTCGTAAGCTTCTTCCAGCAAATGCGAGCGCAGAGTCTGGTGCGTCTGCTCACGATCCCAAGGGCAACCGTCGGGCGCGCGCAGGCGGGCGATGGTGTTCTGGAAAGTCTCGAACGAGCCGGGGCGGGTGATGGGAGAGATGAAGAGAGAGGAGAGATGAGAAATGTGCTCTGAATGATCGATTTCATGCAACGGCAACCACTCAACTCTTTCATCGGGCGTGCCGACGGCGTGGACGAGGGCCACTTCGTGATCATCGTTATACTGATTCATCAGCGTCAGCTTCACGTCCGAGGCCAGGCCGGCGCTGTAGAGTTGGGCGACGAGGGCGGGCGTGTCGGGGCTGAACGAAGGATGAGCGCGAGTTGCCAGATCGAGGGCGTCGGCGACGAAAAGGCCGGGGAGCGCGTCCACGTTCAACGCCAGCAGAGACGGCTCCACAAAGCTGAGTCCGGCGATGAGGCGCACCGGCAAGTTCATCTCGGCGGCGCGTTTGCGAATCCCTTCCACCGTCGCTTCGCCCACAGCCGGGTGGCCGGGCACGGCGTAAATCACGCCTTCGGGCCGCCGGCCAAGTTCCAGCACGCGCTCGACAATCTGCCGGTACACCTCTTCAAACTTTTCGGTCGCATCGTAAATGTCGTCGAACGAGTGAACGGTAAGCGTGGAGGGCAAGCCGTCCAGAGTTGGATGACGGGCGGTGCGGGCATAGATTTCTGTGGCGCTGATGAGCGCGTCCCACGCTTCACGGGTGAGGTGATTTGGGTTGCCGGGGCCGAGGCCGAGTATGGTGATCATGGGCGGTATTGTACACGGGTTAGTTGCCGACGAAAGGCCGCGTGGCGCTTTTCCAAGTTGCGCCTGTCCTGGCGCACAAACTGTCTTCATCCCGATTTCATCTTTCCCTGCTAAACTCCCTTCAATCCCAAAGAGAATCTTTATGCGCGTATTGATTGTCGAAGACGAACGAAAAATTTCAGCCTACGTCAAACGCGGCCTTGAAGAGCAAGGCTACGCAGTTGACGCCGCTTTCACCGGGCGTGAAGCACTGGATTGGGCGGACACGGTGACGTTCGATGTCATTGTGCTGGATATTCTGTTGCCAGAACTCGACGGTCTGGCCGTCTGCCGCGAATTACGAAAGCGCGGAGTCCGCGCGCCGATCCTCATGCTCACGGCCCGCGACGCGGTGGACGATCGGGTAGCCGGGCTGGACGCTGGCGCAGACGACTATCTCGTCAAACCATTTGCTCTCAAAGAACTATTGGCTCGCCTGCGCGCGCTCACCCGTCGCGCCGCCGATGCGCCAAAATCGGCGCTATTGGAGATCGGCGATCTGAGTCTCGACACCCTCACCCACCGGGTCAAACGCGGCGGCAAATTGATTGAACTCACCGCCAAAGAATATGCCGTGTTGGAATGTCTGATGCGCGAGCCGGAGCGTGTCCTGACCCGCACTATGATTGCCGAGCATGTTTGGAATTACGATGTCTTCAATCAATCCAATGTGGTGGATGTTTACATCCGCAACCTGCGCCGGAAGATTGACGATGGCTTCGAGGTGAAACTGATCCACACCATTCGTGGGGCAGGCTATCGCCTGTCGGCAGAGGACGATGAAGCGGCTTAGGACTCTGCGCGCCCGTTTTGCCTTGTGGGTGGCGGCCTTGCTTTTAGCCGTCCTCGTCGCCTTTGGCGCGCTGGTTTACTTCAGCCTGGCGCGTGACTTGTCGGCGGCCATAGACGACTCGCTGCAGTTGAGCGCCTCGCAAGCCATCGCCGCGGTGAACATTGAAAACGGCCAAATCAACTTCGCCGACAGCATTCCCGAAAACCCGACTGTAACCACAACCGGTGAGCGCGATTTGACCATTCGCATCTTCAACCCTGGCGGGCAGATCATTCAGGCATCCGGGGAGTTTAGCGCCTGGCCGGCCACCGCCGCGAGCATTACTGCCGCCCGACAACAACGCTCAACTTTTGAAACCCTGGCCGACCCCAAGGAGCAAATTCTCGTGCGCTTCTACACGGGGCCTATTATCGAGAACGGCCAACTCATTGGCATCGTTCAAGTGGCCCAGGACCTGGAAGATGTGCAAAAAACTCTCAACCGCTTGTTGCAGGCCTTACTCATCGGCGGGCCGTTATTGGTCCTGGTGGCCGCGTTCGGCGGCTATTTCCTTGCCGCTCGCGCCCTGGCCCCGATTGACCAAATCATTCACACGGCTCGGCGTATCTCTGCCGAAGATTTATCGGCCCGGCTCAACCTGCCTGCCACCGACGATGAAGTCGGGCGGCTGGCGACAACCTTTGACGCCATGCTGGCGCGGTTGGATGAGTCATTCAAACGCGAGCGGCAGTTCACCGCCGACGCCTCACACGAACTCCGCACGCCCTTGGCCGCCATGCAAGCCATTCTCGGCGTCATTCGCGAAGAGCGCCGCACCCCCGAAGACTACGAGCAAGCCCTCAGCGACATATCCGAAGAGGCCGACCGCCTGCGCGCCCTGACAGAAGATTTATTGCAACTGGCGCGCGGCGACACTCAGTCGCCTGCCGCTTACGCGAAAATTGATTTATCGGCGTTGCTCAACGATGTTGCCGACTCACTCCGCCCACTGGCCGAAGCCAAAGGACTGGCGCTTAATTGCAACATTCCCAATGGCTTATTCCTCTCCGGCGAGATGGACGGGTTGATTCGGCTGTTTGTGAATCTGGTAGAGAACGCTGTCAAGTATACCGACGACGGCGCGATCACCCTCTCAGCCCAGGCCGAGGCCGATCAGCTCCGGATCATTGTGGCCGACACCGGCCCCGGCATCCCCCCGGAGCATCTCCCCCGCATCTTTGATCGTTTTTATCGCGTGGACGCCTCGCGCACTCAACGCGGCGCAGGCCTGGGCCTGGCCATTGCGCTGGACATTGCCCGCGCGCACGGCGGCGCGATTGAAGTGAGCAGTACTCTGGGCGCAGGATCAGCATTCACCGTACAACTGCCCGGATTAAGATAATCGCGGTTTCGTTTCATGGTCACTTCATCTCCCCTGGCTATAGTGTAGCTAACACCGGACGACGGCGTGTCGCCCGAACCAGTTCAGGGAGTACTACAAGGAGAAAAGCAGAATGCGTTACAGAATCAGTATCATCGTATTTGCAATGCTCGCTTTTGCGCCGGCATTGACTGCCTGCGGTGGGAAAGCGGCCGCGATCAACACACCAGCCCAATCTCAACCCACCGCTACAATCGCCAACCCCACCCATGTTGGCAGCGACGGACAGACCGGCGACTCCGCCAGCTTCCCCACCTTTTCCAGCCCGACGAACATCACCAACCTGTTCTTCCCGGTCTCGTCCATCGGCCAGACAGTCTTGCTGGGTCAGGAAGGCGGCGCGTCTCTCCGCGTTGAAACCACGCTGTTGCCCGACACGAAAGCTATCGTCTGGCAGGGTGGCCAGACAGAAGTACGCGTAGTCCAGTATGTGGCTTACGCTGACGACAAGCTGGTCGAAATCGCTTATGATTACCTGGCCCAAGCCGACGACGGCGACGTGTATTACTTCGGTGAAGACGTTACCAACTACGAAAACGGGCAGGCGGCCAATCACGATGGCTCCTGGCTGGCAGGCAAGGACGGCGCGCCTCCGGCGGTCATCATGCCAGCCCATCTCGAAGCGGGCATGATCTTCAATCCAGAAAATTTGCCCGGTGTCGTCTTTGAAACCGATGAGGTGATGTCCGCGTTGGAAAAGACAACGACGCCCAAAGGCCCGATTAACGATGGAGTGCTTATCAAAGAGACGCTTATGGACGGCAGCATCGAGTACAAGGTGTACGCCGCCGGTTATGGCGTAGTCGAAGAACGAGCAGAAGGCGCTCAGGTCAACCTGGTTTTGCTGAATCAAACCAATGCCGCTCCCGGAGTCGTGCCCGGCGCGCTACAAACCATCGAGGCGCAGGCCGAAGACATCATAGACATCGCACCGGTTGGCGATTGGGCCAAAGTGAGCGCCAATGTCGCGGCCACTGTCGAGGCATGGAAAGCCTACCAGACGCAAGCCACACAAGATGGCGCACCCCGGGCTTTTCAAGACGCACTGGCCTCGGCGCTCGACCGCTTACAGACTGCGTCAACCGCTAAGGATTCGGCGGCGACCATGCAGGCCGCCAACAACCTGAGCGCCACCGTGGTTGACCTGTTCAATGTCTACCATCCCTCTGTCCCCGCCGACATTGGGCGTCTTGATGTGCTGGAACGGCAAATCTTCCTCGACGTGGCGGCCAGCAACTTGACTGCCGCCGCCGACAACCTTGCCAAAGTCAACATGGTTTGGGTGCGGGTCAGGCCTTCCATTCTTGCCCATAATAGCGCAGGCGTAGCCACGCAGTTTGAGGCCAGCCTCACTGCGCAAGCGAACGCGCTCGAAGAGAAAGACGTAAACACCCTCACTGCCGAAGCCAAGAACGGTTTGGAAATCGTGGATGCATTGGAGAAAGTTTATTAGACGATTGGGACTTGCGAAAAAATAGATGCCGCCTTAATATCATGGGCGCAGGCCGAGCACAATCGGCTTGCGCTCATTTCAATTTGGGCCAGGCCCAAATCCTACGAACAGGCCAAAATGGAGCGATGCCGTGATCGAGTTTGCCGACATTGTGGGCGGCAAAGTGCCGGGCCGCTCGTCGCCATTTTATTTTAGCGAATTGGAGTTAGAATCGGCCCATGCCTTCCTTCGACGACCTCATCAAAGAATTCCCCCTCGCCACCCGCGAGCAACTCAAAACCACCT containing:
- a CDS encoding MoxR family ATPase, which translates into the protein MQLKDIQILFRRLRQEAEKVIVGQEESFELLVVALLTGGHVLLEGVPGTAKTLMAKTLAQLVQAKFTRVQFTPDLMPSDILGTSVFDLASGRFNLKKGPIFTQILLADEINRSPAKTQSALLEAMEERQVNLDGERHLLDAPFMVIATQNPVEYEGTYPLPEAQLDRFLFKVLVPYSPLDTEVEVLRRYHHGFDAHDLEAAGLKPFIPAEAVAQARQVIKEVLVEDGILNYIARLTAASRQSPDIVLGASTRAATHILLASKTYAALQGRDYVTPDDVKFVALPICRHRILLKPEAEIEGLDADAVIRRLLGQVEVPR
- a CDS encoding DUF4350 domain-containing protein; protein product: MKLSRDSRLAIGLFVVLAILTVLAAIGQTQQEVPPALASSSTAPDGARALWLWLDELGYQPDDQALEIFRVPNETGLMLMLEPVVGVTPGEWELIDQWIEDGGTLVVAGDGVAAAFAARHYDFTLAYLSAEATALAAQAPLLNSPPLTAPATVRAFAYFETERSDFATLLAVEGGPVVVSFEKGAGRVIVSATAYPFSNAGLKEPGNPALALNLISAARRSGAIWFDEWHHGLRSTRADLAGPTDWLFAAPAGRSLLFVAVVIFLALLFSGRRFGRPVPLAKDITRRAPLEYITAIANLNRRAGHRRAVLRQYHHSLKRALGHRYRLPPALPDPEYAARLASYDPACNEKALLDLLARLSRRNVSENEMIQLAAEVAGWVKDT
- a CDS encoding DUF4129 domain-containing protein, producing the protein MRRYLSLVALVLLGLIVGPAQAGDSPLPLDEYWRRLQDTQTLVTTLQGESPESAAPKLVTAATEWEAVTAVSLPDGSVVAVDHTFLVTQLRANPPDLKKLNDLLAAMRSTHDAWPPPKHNAQDIRALENILARPEFQWQTDQPSLLEQWWRKLQEAFWRFVARLLPDQMIIDGNALGYIITGLGTLALLLVLAFAARSLFAGFAAEAEATLDGSDADEILTAETALKRAQTLSASGDYRAAVRYLYLSTLLLLDERGLLRYDRSLTNREYLRSVAHLPEVAGVLRDVVEVFDRVWYGYQPLDDASYSQFAARVAELRRQK
- the mazG gene encoding nucleoside triphosphate pyrophosphohydrolase produces the protein MITILGLGPGNPNHLTREAWDALISATEIYARTARHPTLDGLPSTLTVHSFDDIYDATEKFEEVYRQIVERVLELGRRPEGVIYAVPGHPAVGEATVEGIRKRAAEMNLPVRLIAGLSFVEPSLLALNVDALPGLFVADALDLATRAHPSFSPDTPALVAQLYSAGLASDVKLTLMNQYNDDHEVALVHAVGTPDERVEWLPLHEIDHSEHISHLSSLFISPITRPGSFETFQNTIARLRAPDGCPWDREQTHQTLRSHLLEEAYETLAALDAGDPQMLREELGDLLLQVVLQTQIAIDDGEFHMADVIGDINAKLIRRHPHVFGDLKVSGAGEVLANWEKLKEQERAGNSEKKKNGLLSSIPAALPALAQAHTYQSRAARVGFDWPDVSGVKAKIHEEMAEIESAEGEKARAEEMGDLLFAIVNWTRWLNIDPEVALREANEKFAKRFAYVEAGAKAQGRELSALTLEEMDVLWEEAKRM
- a CDS encoding response regulator transcription factor, which produces MRVLIVEDERKISAYVKRGLEEQGYAVDAAFTGREALDWADTVTFDVIVLDILLPELDGLAVCRELRKRGVRAPILMLTARDAVDDRVAGLDAGADDYLVKPFALKELLARLRALTRRAADAPKSALLEIGDLSLDTLTHRVKRGGKLIELTAKEYAVLECLMREPERVLTRTMIAEHVWNYDVFNQSNVVDVYIRNLRRKIDDGFEVKLIHTIRGAGYRLSAEDDEAA
- a CDS encoding HAMP domain-containing protein gives rise to the protein MKRLRTLRARFALWVAALLLAVLVAFGALVYFSLARDLSAAIDDSLQLSASQAIAAVNIENGQINFADSIPENPTVTTTGERDLTIRIFNPGGQIIQASGEFSAWPATAASITAARQQRSTFETLADPKEQILVRFYTGPIIENGQLIGIVQVAQDLEDVQKTLNRLLQALLIGGPLLVLVAAFGGYFLAARALAPIDQIIHTARRISAEDLSARLNLPATDDEVGRLATTFDAMLARLDESFKRERQFTADASHELRTPLAAMQAILGVIREERRTPEDYEQALSDISEEADRLRALTEDLLQLARGDTQSPAAYAKIDLSALLNDVADSLRPLAEAKGLALNCNIPNGLFLSGEMDGLIRLFVNLVENAVKYTDDGAITLSAQAEADQLRIIVADTGPGIPPEHLPRIFDRFYRVDASRTQRGAGLGLAIALDIARAHGGAIEVSSTLGAGSAFTVQLPGLR